A stretch of the Candidatus Jettenia sp. AMX2 genome encodes the following:
- a CDS encoding YcfL family protein, translating to MKRKITQSAVQICLLAGAFLFPSCTTVNIVERETPVGSRQMIADKRIITDATLNRKVNIIGLNESTTGGGFLRVQIEVLNMTDSLQNFSYVYEWYDLNGMLINTPASIWIPRQIEGREILTITAVAPTTAAKDFRIKFIENVR from the coding sequence GTGAAAAGAAAAATTACACAATCAGCAGTACAAATCTGTCTGCTGGCAGGCGCATTCTTATTCCCTTCATGCACGACCGTTAATATCGTGGAGAGGGAAACACCGGTGGGATCACGTCAGATGATTGCCGATAAACGCATTATCACCGACGCAACCCTCAACAGAAAGGTTAACATCATAGGACTGAATGAAAGTACAACAGGTGGAGGATTCCTGCGGGTACAGATTGAGGTTCTTAATATGACAGATTCTCTCCAGAATTTCAGTTATGTTTATGAATGGTATGATCTGAACGGTATGCTGATTAATACGCCTGCTTCGATATGGATACCAAGGCAAATAGAGGGGCGTGAGATTTTAACAATTACGGCTGTCGCTCCGACTACTGCGGCAAAAGACTTTCGGATAAAATTTATTGAAAATGTTAGATAA
- a CDS encoding DUF2442 domain-containing protein, translating into MKSKKAGKGTSHVEVTNISNHGIWLYVKGTEYFLPFESFPWFKEAKIGEILEVELFHDNHLRWEKLDIDLEIGSLIDTDKYPLVYQN; encoded by the coding sequence ATGAAATCAAAGAAAGCTGGAAAAGGCACTTCTCACGTTGAGGTAACCAATATATCCAATCACGGAATATGGTTGTATGTCAAAGGTACTGAGTATTTTTTACCATTCGAAAGTTTTCCGTGGTTTAAGGAGGCAAAAATAGGTGAAATACTGGAAGTAGAGCTTTTCCATGATAATCACCTGAGATGGGAAAAACTGGATATAGATCTTGAAATAGGATCATTGATAGATACTGACAAATATCCTCTCGTATATCAAAACTAA
- a CDS encoding ABC transporter ATP-binding protein has translation MQEIVLLDNIHKVYEMGEVKISALKGISLTMKKGEFVAVMGASGSGKSTLMNILGCLDLPTSGKYYLEGIDVSRLTKNKLAEIRNKKLGFVFQSFNLLNRTTARENIELPIIYNKTLSKEDTSRIDQIMKALGIEKLRDHYPNQLSGGQQQRVAIARAIINNPALLLADEPTGNLDSVTSKEVMNILQNLNHELGITIVLVTHENDIAGFARRTIVLKDGEVLSDMLAEPYSFTTSTEIS, from the coding sequence ATGCAAGAAATCGTATTGCTGGACAATATTCATAAAGTCTATGAAATGGGAGAGGTGAAGATCTCTGCCTTGAAAGGGATTTCCCTGACCATGAAAAAGGGAGAGTTTGTTGCTGTCATGGGCGCCTCTGGTTCCGGGAAATCAACCTTAATGAACATACTGGGGTGTCTGGACTTGCCTACCAGCGGGAAATATTATTTAGAAGGAATTGACGTCTCCCGGCTAACAAAAAATAAATTGGCCGAAATCCGTAATAAAAAACTGGGGTTCGTGTTTCAGAGCTTTAATCTTTTAAACCGGACCACAGCGCGGGAAAATATAGAATTACCTATCATTTACAATAAAACCTTATCGAAAGAAGATACAAGCAGGATTGATCAGATAATGAAGGCATTAGGTATTGAAAAACTCCGGGATCATTATCCTAATCAGTTATCGGGCGGACAGCAGCAAAGGGTTGCCATTGCCCGTGCTATTATCAATAACCCTGCCCTCCTTCTTGCCGACGAACCAACGGGAAATCTTGACAGCGTTACCAGTAAGGAAGTTATGAACATTCTGCAGAACCTCAACCATGAGCTTGGCATCACGATTGTCCTGGTTACTCACGAAAACGATATTGCAGGATTTGCCCGCAGGACGATTGTTCTCAAAGACGGTGAGGTATTAAGTGATATGCTGGCAGAACCCTATTCTTTCACGACTTCAACTGAAATATCTTAA
- a CDS encoding MBL fold metallo-hydrolase has protein sequence MKVTFLGTGTSHGIPMIACNCKVCTSDNPKNKRMRTSVLVSSNGYNILIDAPPELRLQCIKNNITRLDAVLITHPHADHIFGLDDIRRFNIVQRMNMPVYGTSDTLDIIRNAFAYVFNGKPDKGGFKPRFSLNTINGNFNIGDLSIVPVEAIHGNGQVTGYRLDTFAYITDASEIPANSLEKLKGLEVLVLGALRYIPHAKHFNIEQALCTVEQLKPRKAYFTHMCHDIEHEEASRKLPAGIEFAFDGMVVEL, from the coding sequence ATGAAAGTAACATTTTTGGGAACAGGCACCTCTCACGGCATTCCTATGATTGCCTGCAATTGCAAGGTTTGTACCTCTGATAACCCTAAAAACAAGCGGATGCGCACCTCGGTGCTTGTGAGCAGCAATGGCTATAATATCCTCATTGATGCCCCGCCTGAACTAAGGCTCCAGTGTATTAAAAATAATATCACCAGGCTCGACGCAGTTCTTATTACCCATCCGCATGCAGATCATATCTTTGGTCTGGATGATATCAGGCGATTCAATATAGTTCAGCGAATGAATATGCCTGTTTACGGCACTTCGGATACCCTTGACATCATACGGAATGCGTTTGCCTATGTTTTTAATGGAAAACCGGATAAAGGCGGCTTTAAACCCAGGTTTTCCCTGAACACCATTAATGGTAATTTTAACATAGGGGACCTTTCCATCGTACCAGTTGAAGCTATCCACGGGAACGGCCAGGTGACCGGCTACCGGCTTGACACATTTGCCTACATCACCGATGCCAGCGAGATTCCTGCCAATTCACTGGAAAAGTTAAAAGGGTTAGAGGTATTGGTATTAGGAGCGCTCCGCTATATCCCTCATGCAAAACACTTCAATATTGAACAGGCGCTATGCACCGTAGAACAGCTAAAACCGCGAAAGGCATATTTTACCCACATGTGTCACGATATAGAGCATGAAGAGGCCAGCCGGAAACTCCCGGCAGGTATCGAATTTGCCTTTGATGGGATGGTGGTTGAGCTGTAA
- a CDS encoding efflux RND transporter periplasmic adaptor subunit, translating into MRKYIFIGIVCLAAALTYFYFLSSKDSVQYRTEKIKRSTIDKYVMATGTVNPVRTVIIGSQVSGLISQLYVDFNSVVRKGLVVAQIDPVPFEHEVKRAEAALATAIANLEKAKANHRNNERNYIRSKELYANKIISVNDLDSALTAYETGMADVKLAESQVQQAEASLEIAKTNLKHTVIVSPLDGIILSRDVDVGQTVVSSFQTPTLFTIAEDLVHMQVVANVDEADIGMVRIGQDAKFTVDSFPDDVFEGKVVEIRMAPVVFQNVVTYDTIISVDNSSLKLMPGMTATASIRVARAENVLKIPSAALRYTPSEVLKKERTERLVIGREYARKAGSSVWILEHGKLEEVPVRTGVSNSNFTEVLEGNLKEGQKVVIAEITAMPAPPGGTQGVPWRRGRF; encoded by the coding sequence ATGAGAAAGTATATTTTTATCGGTATTGTATGTCTCGCTGCGGCACTTACATATTTTTATTTCTTAAGTAGCAAAGATAGTGTTCAGTACCGGACGGAAAAAATCAAACGGAGTACCATTGACAAATATGTTATGGCAACCGGTACCGTAAATCCTGTGAGAACGGTAATAATCGGAAGTCAGGTCTCGGGACTCATTTCTCAGCTTTATGTCGATTTTAATTCAGTGGTCAGGAAGGGTCTTGTCGTTGCGCAAATAGACCCTGTTCCGTTTGAGCATGAGGTTAAGCGGGCAGAGGCTGCTCTCGCTACTGCAATAGCCAACCTTGAGAAGGCAAAAGCAAACCACAGGAATAATGAGAGAAATTATATCCGTTCAAAGGAACTCTATGCAAATAAAATAATATCAGTCAATGATCTTGATAGTGCGCTGACGGCATATGAAACCGGTATGGCTGACGTAAAACTGGCTGAATCACAAGTACAGCAAGCTGAAGCATCACTTGAAATTGCAAAAACAAATCTAAAACATACCGTAATTGTTTCCCCCTTAGACGGCATAATACTTTCCCGTGATGTGGATGTTGGGCAAACAGTGGTATCAAGCTTTCAAACCCCAACACTATTCACGATTGCTGAGGATCTTGTCCATATGCAGGTTGTTGCCAATGTCGATGAGGCTGACATTGGCATGGTCAGGATTGGGCAGGACGCAAAGTTTACCGTTGATTCATTTCCGGATGATGTCTTTGAAGGCAAGGTTGTTGAAATCCGGATGGCCCCTGTCGTCTTTCAGAATGTCGTAACCTATGATACAATAATCAGTGTTGACAATTCTTCGCTGAAACTTATGCCCGGCATGACGGCAACGGCCTCCATTCGTGTAGCCAGGGCAGAAAATGTTCTAAAAATTCCAAGCGCCGCCCTCCGGTATACTCCTTCAGAGGTACTGAAAAAAGAAAGAACGGAACGGCTCGTCATTGGCAGAGAATATGCCAGAAAAGCGGGTTCAAGTGTCTGGATACTTGAACATGGAAAACTGGAAGAAGTACCTGTAAGGACGGGTGTCAGTAATAGCAATTTCACCGAGGTGCTTGAAGGGAATTTAAAAGAAGGCCAAAAAGTTGTTATTGCTGAAATTACTGCAATGCCGGCACCGCCTGGAGGTACACAGGGGGTGCCGTGGCGCAGGGGACGTTTCTAA
- a CDS encoding ABC transporter permease, with product MSILFKIAIRAIMRNKLRSSLTMLGIVIGVGAVIAMVSIGQGAKVQVERQLESLGTNVLLIFPVSTLHTAARGAEGGTSLAADDAAAIAQECSEVNHVSPGVRAFTQVVYGNMNWTTSLLGVGQDYQIIRNWPTISGRFFTQQDVNAIAKVCVLGQTVAYNLFGTLDPVDKMIRINNIPFRVIGVLSVKGESATGRDQDDTVLLPYTTVQRRIMGITHVDMIFASTVTAEARFEAIEQITSLLRQRHRIRPNERNDFNIVSQVEFATTILETSRTMTILLGSIASVSLIVGGIGIMNIMLVSTTERTREIGIRMAVGAKEKDILLQFLIEAFVLSSIGGIVGVFFGIILSHMVSYFGGWPSLLSPLPIAIAFLFSSIVGIFFGYYPAQKASRLNPIEALRYE from the coding sequence ATGTCAATACTTTTTAAAATAGCCATACGCGCAATTATGAGAAACAAGCTGCGTTCCTCGCTAACCATGCTCGGCATTGTTATCGGTGTCGGAGCAGTAATTGCCATGGTGAGCATTGGTCAGGGCGCAAAGGTTCAGGTTGAAAGACAGCTTGAAAGCCTGGGAACAAACGTGCTCCTCATTTTTCCTGTAAGCACCCTGCATACGGCCGCCAGAGGCGCTGAAGGCGGTACCTCTTTAGCAGCAGATGACGCTGCTGCCATAGCACAGGAATGCAGCGAAGTAAACCATGTCTCTCCGGGTGTCAGGGCATTTACGCAGGTTGTTTATGGGAATATGAACTGGACAACTTCCCTTTTAGGAGTGGGCCAAGACTATCAGATTATCAGAAACTGGCCTACTATAAGCGGACGGTTCTTCACCCAGCAGGATGTAAATGCAATAGCAAAGGTTTGCGTACTGGGACAGACAGTTGCATATAATCTTTTCGGAACCCTGGATCCTGTTGATAAAATGATCCGGATAAACAATATCCCCTTCAGGGTAATTGGGGTATTAAGTGTAAAAGGAGAATCTGCCACAGGGCGTGATCAGGATGATACGGTATTATTGCCTTACACAACCGTTCAGAGAAGGATTATGGGAATAACGCATGTTGATATGATATTTGCCTCCACAGTTACTGCAGAAGCACGGTTTGAGGCTATTGAACAGATTACCTCCTTATTAAGGCAGCGTCACCGTATAAGGCCGAATGAACGTAACGACTTCAATATCGTCAGCCAGGTTGAATTTGCAACAACAATCCTGGAAACAAGCCGCACAATGACCATACTCCTGGGAAGTATTGCATCGGTTTCGCTTATTGTAGGAGGCATTGGCATTATGAATATCATGCTGGTCTCTACCACAGAAAGGACACGTGAGATTGGCATCAGAATGGCAGTTGGTGCAAAGGAAAAGGATATCCTGCTGCAGTTTTTAATTGAGGCCTTTGTTCTCAGTTCCATTGGTGGAATTGTTGGTGTTTTTTTTGGCATTATCTTATCGCACATGGTCTCTTATTTTGGAGGATGGCCTTCGTTGTTATCGCCGCTACCTATTGCTATTGCCTTTCTTTTCTCAAGCATAGTTGGTATCTTTTTCGGGTATTATCCTGCACAAAAGGCATCACGTCTTAATCCAATAGAAGCGCTCCGGTATGAATAA
- a CDS encoding sigma-54 dependent transcriptional regulator, producing the protein MNILLTFTGFHDPYAKGLIGEEEQPGPILSLLNAKTFNHVILFTTPNTEKNTLATEGFIKKLYPNVGIENRQLLLNDPTNYIAILKGLRHHTRTIFDKFQDAHYFVATASGTPQMHACWVLLVASGEIPARILHVRPPKFVSKEHPIVSEIDLTLPDFPIVRANIYNVKTDDASLDVSAVIKKLGIVGDHPSIYKSIETATALAQSNIPILILGETGTGKEMFAKFVHLLSGRPSDLFIPINCAAIPENLVESILFGHKKGTFTGAINDQFGKFDQADGGTLFLDELGELPLSMQAKLLRVLQDGIVEPVGAKKSHKVNVRIIAATNKDLIKAIKKGHFREDLYYRLNIGEIRLPSLRERKSDIPKIALYVLDRINTALKRPRRLSPGALIRLQEHSWPGNVRDLENVIERSARLARRDVLEADDLLISEPLIKSDPLATLPEPSSDFSLEDFLSSVRKQMILRALELAEGNQSKAAKLLGITPQAVHKFLRNP; encoded by the coding sequence ATGAATATACTACTTACATTTACCGGTTTCCATGACCCTTATGCAAAAGGGCTCATTGGCGAAGAAGAGCAACCTGGTCCAATCCTTTCCCTTTTAAATGCAAAAACCTTTAACCACGTTATTCTTTTTACCACACCAAATACAGAAAAAAACACTTTGGCTACAGAGGGATTTATAAAAAAATTATATCCCAATGTGGGTATAGAAAATCGACAATTATTACTCAATGACCCAACCAACTATATTGCGATTCTGAAAGGTTTGCGCCACCATACCAGGACGATTTTTGATAAATTCCAGGACGCACATTATTTTGTAGCTACAGCTTCGGGAACGCCCCAAATGCACGCCTGTTGGGTTTTGCTTGTGGCAAGCGGAGAAATTCCTGCCCGTATTTTACATGTACGTCCTCCTAAATTTGTTAGTAAAGAACACCCGATAGTTTCAGAAATAGACTTAACTCTGCCTGACTTCCCCATTGTGAGAGCTAATATTTACAATGTTAAAACTGACGATGCTTCTTTGGATGTTTCTGCGGTAATTAAAAAATTGGGGATAGTCGGAGATCATCCAAGCATTTATAAGTCTATAGAAACGGCTACCGCACTGGCACAATCAAACATACCCATACTTATTCTTGGAGAAACGGGTACCGGTAAAGAGATGTTTGCAAAATTTGTACACCTTCTTAGTGGCAGACCATCAGATCTGTTCATACCAATAAACTGTGCTGCTATTCCGGAAAATCTTGTTGAAAGCATCTTGTTCGGTCATAAAAAAGGCACTTTTACCGGTGCAATAAATGATCAGTTTGGCAAATTTGATCAGGCTGATGGTGGGACCTTATTTCTTGACGAGTTAGGGGAACTCCCTTTATCAATGCAAGCTAAGTTGCTCCGTGTTTTACAAGATGGGATCGTAGAACCTGTTGGAGCTAAAAAATCACATAAAGTAAATGTTCGCATTATTGCCGCCACAAACAAAGATCTTATAAAGGCAATAAAAAAAGGGCATTTTCGAGAGGACCTTTATTACCGTTTAAATATTGGAGAAATTCGTTTACCTTCCTTGAGGGAAAGAAAAAGTGATATTCCTAAAATTGCCCTTTATGTACTTGACCGAATTAATACCGCACTTAAAAGACCGAGAAGATTGTCACCAGGCGCATTGATAAGATTGCAAGAACATTCCTGGCCCGGTAATGTACGAGATCTTGAGAATGTAATTGAGCGGTCAGCAAGATTGGCAAGACGTGATGTGCTGGAAGCAGATGATTTGTTGATTTCAGAACCATTAATAAAGTCTGATCCTTTAGCAACGTTGCCAGAACCATCATCAGATTTCTCCTTAGAGGATTTTTTATCGAGTGTTCGAAAACAAATGATATTGAGAGCATTGGAATTAGCAGAAGGGAATCAAAGCAAAGCCGCAAAACTCTTGGGAATAACACCTCAGGCAGTACACAAGTTTCTCCGCAATCCATAA
- a CDS encoding N-6 DNA methylase, protein MKNNKTQVFNNKISEAIEILHNSSSTLSHFDSFKIVFVLIAYKRFNDILEQNGASDKSIITIPESYRWSCLDFSSEQLFKLIDKNFREISSANKGLGDIADALDIQRYQQNISPLTQKELLNTFDSLDLSLNNFSLKEFVEIVSAFFEQHAESTGIIRSKTSYIPNSLCKLIVKLLNPQISEKLYNPHCGFGDILIAAITHIYENHGWPNKFEQYNLSNNIDIYEEDKEILGLAKLRLAMAGVLFNSAAKGSFFNENKADVLVLRYLFDDYYMNSDDYIYKIIKFKNIYNSRLIDNGRMGILLPQNQLSNMRTDKFLKELNFKNDYIESVIQLPLELYPSLNTNLNLLIINKNKSIDRKHKVIYTKVSPFIRDGLVSISHEEIERIVTAYNNFETRTKDEEIVTYEEIQQNNFNLSPNCYVGTTPSEIKKLRKDETGIPLKDMYKIECGKTKKRPEKDKQGLPFISTLDLSTNLMYPYVNFNNVTFGKPASEGEIIRQKCILVSLLGDTLRQTIFDPNLPYKKESIEDDIKYPEILVSRNIVVIVPKENIDLEYLFYQLYSPIVRKQHAARHKNTRWSFPRITLSDLKTIIIPIFKSLEDQRIFINQYKSTLFEAENARLETLKERLKLVDKKQEAEFSIIRHLAHNINPKIYNAKSPINDVIKFLEERQLIDEILSTRLDGTKETVGEALNISIKNLNQVGNILKSARDLITREIRKDDFQDIDVYELFINDIKPLYTNKPYKLIVKKVNRMVDGHIQLHKEHFVEAINNIIINAEYHAFNESFSDARLEFDIDGNDENITIDYKIMEFYFQRI, encoded by the coding sequence GTGAAAAATAATAAAACACAGGTATTTAACAATAAAATCTCAGAAGCCATAGAAATACTCCACAACTCATCGAGTACCTTAAGTCACTTTGATTCATTTAAAATTGTTTTTGTTCTCATAGCATATAAACGTTTTAATGATATTCTTGAGCAAAATGGAGCATCTGACAAATCAATAATTACGATTCCTGAAAGCTACAGATGGTCTTGCCTGGATTTCTCATCTGAGCAATTGTTTAAACTAATTGATAAAAATTTCAGAGAGATTTCATCTGCTAATAAAGGGTTGGGAGATATTGCTGATGCGCTTGATATACAAAGATATCAGCAAAATATTTCGCCATTAACACAAAAGGAATTATTAAACACATTCGATTCTTTAGATTTGTCTCTCAATAATTTTTCTCTCAAAGAATTTGTGGAAATTGTTTCTGCATTTTTTGAGCAACATGCAGAAAGTACAGGAATAATTAGAAGTAAAACATCATATATACCAAATTCATTATGCAAATTGATAGTAAAACTATTAAATCCGCAAATTTCCGAAAAGCTATACAATCCTCATTGTGGTTTCGGTGATATCCTTATTGCTGCCATAACTCACATATATGAAAATCATGGGTGGCCTAACAAATTCGAGCAATACAATTTATCAAATAATATAGACATTTATGAGGAAGATAAGGAGATATTGGGACTGGCAAAGTTAAGACTTGCTATGGCTGGCGTTCTTTTCAATTCAGCCGCAAAAGGAAGTTTTTTTAATGAAAACAAAGCTGATGTTTTAGTTTTAAGATATCTATTTGATGATTATTATATGAATTCCGATGACTATATTTACAAAATAATTAAGTTTAAGAACATTTATAATTCTAGACTAATTGATAATGGTCGGATGGGTATATTACTTCCTCAAAATCAACTTTCCAATATGAGGACAGATAAATTTTTAAAGGAACTTAATTTCAAAAATGACTACATTGAATCCGTAATTCAATTGCCATTAGAACTTTATCCTTCTTTGAACACCAATCTAAATCTTCTCATAATAAATAAAAATAAATCAATTGACAGAAAACATAAGGTTATATATACAAAAGTCTCCCCTTTTATAAGAGATGGATTGGTTTCTATATCTCATGAAGAAATTGAGAGAATAGTAACTGCTTATAATAATTTTGAAACAAGGACTAAAGATGAAGAAATTGTTACTTACGAAGAAATACAGCAAAATAATTTTAATTTATCTCCAAATTGTTATGTTGGCACCACCCCAAGTGAAATAAAAAAACTAAGAAAGGATGAAACAGGTATTCCGCTTAAAGATATGTATAAAATCGAATGCGGGAAAACAAAAAAACGTCCTGAAAAAGATAAACAAGGATTGCCTTTTATCTCAACATTAGATCTTTCAACAAATTTAATGTATCCTTACGTTAACTTCAATAATGTTACTTTTGGAAAACCAGCATCTGAAGGCGAAATTATTCGACAAAAATGTATTCTTGTCTCCCTTTTGGGTGATACTTTGAGACAAACTATATTTGATCCAAATTTACCATATAAGAAAGAGTCCATTGAAGACGATATAAAATATCCAGAGATATTAGTAAGCAGAAACATTGTGGTAATTGTTCCAAAAGAAAACATTGATCTTGAATACTTATTTTATCAACTTTATAGTCCAATAGTTAGAAAACAACACGCGGCAAGACATAAGAATACAAGGTGGTCATTCCCCCGTATTACTTTATCAGATCTAAAAACAATTATTATTCCAATTTTTAAATCTTTAGAAGATCAGCGCATTTTTATAAACCAATACAAATCAACACTATTCGAAGCAGAAAATGCAAGATTAGAAACCTTAAAGGAACGTTTGAAACTTGTTGATAAGAAACAAGAAGCAGAATTTAGTATTATTCGTCATCTCGCTCATAATATAAACCCTAAAATTTATAACGCAAAATCCCCAATTAATGACGTAATTAAATTCTTGGAAGAAAGACAACTAATCGATGAAATCTTATCAACCCGCTTAGACGGCACAAAAGAAACCGTAGGCGAAGCATTAAATATATCAATCAAGAACTTAAACCAAGTGGGTAATATTCTTAAGAGTGCAAGAGATCTTATAACACGTGAAATAAGAAAAGACGATTTTCAAGATATCGATGTATATGAACTTTTTATAAATGATATTAAACCTCTTTATACTAATAAACCTTATAAACTTATTGTAAAAAAAGTGAACCGCATGGTAGATGGGCATATTCAACTTCATAAAGAGCATTTCGTTGAAGCCATTAATAATATTATCATAAATGCAGAATACCATGCCTTTAATGAATCTTTTAGTGATGCGAGGTTGGAATTTGATATTGACGGAAATGATGAAAACATAACCATTGATTACAAAATAATGGAATTTTATTTCCAGAGAATATAA
- a CDS encoding ABC transporter ATP-binding protein: MNKGKAKNTYLRLLGYLKPYWRKSALILTLSAVSACIAVLPTQLLGIAVDEIRIADNFAKNRQNDIPQEISPNKAYFDEQKNTIPLSKPMVTTARSIHTHWFENHHPTIITLVFLGISFIVLHIFHGAITLIHGFLTSELGQRLIYDLRNQLYNHIQKLPLAYFENNKTGEIMSRLMNDVNSLEQAIVGPVITFITDMFKFGWILYFCMKLDWTLTSIALLVCPFISLCTYNFGKRIRKVFRSLRDKTGELNALIQDNLSGIRLIAGFAKEAEETERFQKKNYENYALYVRILKLVSALRPAVDLMTEAGAVVVICYGGYKVLQGQLSAGTFVIFFPYLQMMYGPITGLTRFYNQVQRAIASTERVFEILDTPSSLKEGHNAIELPPVRGIVEFRHIHFSYNKEKEVLTDINIQALPGQMIALVGPSGSGKTTLTKLIPRFYDPARGNIFIDGYNIRNVKLNSLRKQTAMVLQEPFLFNDTVKANIAYARSHATDKEIEEAARAANAHDFIMELPKGYDSVIGERGVKLSGGQKQRIAIACAILANPRILILDEATSSVDSETEQLIQHAIYRLIKDRTTFVIAHRLSTVLHADLIVVLDKGRIVEMGIHHELIANDGLYKKLFEMQFNTQEKIHPEIAGNETGKAESAVSGEPALDFHVPSQPSKWS, from the coding sequence ATGAATAAGGGAAAGGCAAAAAATACCTACCTGAGGCTTCTCGGCTACCTGAAACCCTACTGGCGTAAATCTGCTCTTATCCTAACCCTCTCTGCAGTAAGCGCATGCATTGCCGTATTGCCAACACAGTTACTGGGCATTGCCGTTGATGAGATCAGGATAGCCGATAATTTTGCAAAAAACAGGCAGAATGATATCCCGCAGGAAATATCCCCTAATAAAGCATATTTTGATGAGCAAAAGAATACCATTCCCCTCTCAAAGCCAATGGTTACCACTGCCCGTTCTATTCATACCCATTGGTTCGAAAACCACCATCCCACCATAATAACCCTTGTCTTTCTTGGGATAAGTTTCATTGTTTTGCACATCTTTCACGGGGCTATTACGCTCATCCACGGTTTTCTTACTTCTGAACTGGGACAAAGGCTTATTTACGATTTGCGAAATCAGCTTTATAACCATATCCAAAAACTTCCTCTTGCCTATTTTGAGAATAATAAGACCGGCGAGATCATGAGCCGTCTTATGAACGATGTCAACTCGCTTGAACAGGCAATTGTGGGACCTGTTATTACCTTTATTACTGACATGTTCAAATTCGGATGGATCCTTTATTTCTGTATGAAACTTGACTGGACCCTTACCTCCATTGCCTTGCTGGTTTGTCCCTTTATTTCCTTATGTACCTATAACTTCGGGAAAAGGATAAGAAAGGTCTTCCGTTCTTTAAGGGATAAGACAGGAGAGCTGAATGCCTTGATTCAGGACAATCTATCGGGTATTCGCCTCATAGCAGGATTTGCAAAAGAGGCCGAGGAGACAGAACGTTTTCAGAAAAAGAATTACGAAAACTACGCCCTCTATGTCCGGATATTAAAACTTGTTTCAGCCTTAAGACCTGCAGTTGATCTGATGACGGAAGCCGGCGCCGTGGTCGTTATCTGTTACGGCGGATATAAGGTGCTACAAGGGCAGCTTTCTGCCGGTACGTTTGTTATCTTTTTCCCATACCTCCAGATGATGTATGGCCCCATAACAGGCCTGACACGTTTCTACAATCAGGTACAACGTGCTATCGCATCCACTGAACGGGTCTTTGAAATTTTAGACACCCCATCAAGTCTAAAGGAAGGTCACAACGCTATAGAGTTGCCACCCGTACGGGGAATCGTAGAATTCAGGCACATTCACTTCTCGTATAACAAGGAAAAAGAAGTCCTGACAGATATAAACATACAGGCACTCCCAGGCCAAATGATTGCACTTGTAGGCCCCAGCGGTAGCGGTAAAACGACACTCACAAAACTGATACCACGGTTTTACGATCCTGCCAGGGGCAACATCTTTATCGATGGCTATAATATCAGGAACGTTAAACTCAACTCACTGCGTAAACAGACGGCCATGGTACTCCAGGAGCCGTTTCTCTTTAATGATACCGTAAAGGCAAACATCGCCTATGCCCGGTCGCATGCGACAGACAAGGAGATTGAGGAAGCAGCCCGTGCTGCCAATGCACACGACTTTATTATGGAATTGCCTAAGGGATATGATTCGGTAATCGGTGAACGCGGTGTAAAACTCTCCGGGGGTCAAAAACAACGTATTGCTATTGCCTGCGCTATTCTTGCTAATCCACGGATACTTATCCTGGATGAAGCCACATCATCTGTGGATTCCGAAACGGAACAACTCATCCAGCACGCCATTTATCGCCTGATAAAAGACCGCACGACCTTTGTCATTGCACACCGGTTATCAACCGTATTGCATGCGGATTTGATCGTAGTCCTTGATAAAGGAAGGATTGTCGAAATGGGAATACACCATGAGCTTATTGCAAACGACGGACTCTATAAAAAATTATTTGAGATGCAATTTAATACCCAGGAGAAAATACACCCTGAAATCGCCGGAAATGAAACAGGAAAGGCAGAATCAGCAGTTTCAGGGGAACCTGCTCTTGATTTCCATGTACCATCCCAGCCCTCCAAATGGTCATAA